A stretch of the SAR86 cluster bacterium genome encodes the following:
- the holA gene encoding DNA polymerase III subunit delta: MKLSKAQFIKDLGTKLGSVYSFFAEESIQISELTDEVIKKAKTAGFEDKQTYIVTKDTDWSFLSSENENFDLFGSKKIVEIKLIGTGPGNKGSKAIKDYCLDVDENKLLIISAERLERKQQSSAWAKALDECGIFIVEPPVNKSSMPSWIKTKASSLNLDLDDQAIQLLSEKTEGNLLAASHELMKLSLLFSEQKITLANMEKSISNSSKFGIFDLSNSFLEGNRKRTVRIIETLRAEGTQPPLVLWALSKEINNLYKVLEQGTTKNIWGPRYYLDLLSKRSSSLSYSKIKDSLKDIAEIDAAIKGLSDKNPWQSIRDLALDF, encoded by the coding sequence ATGAAATTAAGTAAAGCTCAGTTTATAAAAGACTTAGGAACAAAATTAGGTTCTGTTTATTCTTTCTTCGCAGAAGAATCAATTCAAATTTCTGAGTTAACTGATGAGGTTATAAAGAAAGCAAAAACAGCTGGTTTTGAGGATAAGCAGACTTATATAGTTACTAAAGACACAGATTGGAGCTTCCTCAGTTCAGAAAATGAAAATTTTGATTTATTTGGTTCAAAGAAAATAGTTGAAATTAAGCTTATTGGAACTGGTCCAGGAAACAAAGGTTCAAAAGCTATCAAGGATTATTGTCTTGATGTGGATGAAAATAAACTACTTATCATTTCAGCTGAAAGGCTTGAAAGAAAGCAACAATCCAGTGCCTGGGCTAAAGCCTTAGATGAATGTGGCATTTTTATAGTTGAACCACCTGTTAATAAAAGCTCTATGCCTAGCTGGATTAAAACTAAGGCTTCAAGCTTAAACCTTGATTTAGATGATCAGGCCATTCAACTTTTATCGGAGAAAACAGAGGGTAATCTACTGGCAGCGTCCCATGAATTAATGAAACTATCTCTTTTATTTTCTGAACAAAAAATTACATTAGCGAATATGGAAAAATCTATTTCTAATTCTTCAAAATTTGGAATATTCGATCTCTCTAATTCCTTTCTTGAAGGAAATAGAAAAAGAACAGTTAGAATCATTGAGACTTTAAGAGCAGAAGGAACACAACCTCCCCTAGTATTGTGGGCACTTTCTAAAGAAATAAATAATCTATATAAAGTCCTGGAACAAGGGACTACAAAAAATATTTGGGGTCCTAGATATTACTTAGATTTACTTTCTAAACGTTCTAGTAGTCTTTCTTATTCTAAAATAAAAGATTCACTTAAAGATATTGCAGAAATAGATGCCGCTATAAAAGGTTTATCAGATAAGAATCCTTGGCAGTCTATTAGAGATCTAGCATTGGACTTTTAA
- a CDS encoding aminotransferase class IV, with product MWVYLNGEIIPADEARISPLDRSFTFGDGVYEVIPSYNQELFLFEEHLQRFKISLAKTFIPAPSELDNLEGILKNLHVKNEYNNQSFYIQISRGVQESRSHTASGNIVPTLFINSQNLDINPYRGNANKEGLRVRLEDDIRWQRCDIKTTALIGNILSMHDPSLETVDEILLHKDGILNEGSKSNVFLVKQDKVYTPSLNQNILPGVTRNFIIDLLKKNNIEVFEEEISVDSIYECDELWLTSSTKEIQPVAFIDDYKIPTKKTDQLIWNKALKLFNPY from the coding sequence ATGTGGGTTTATTTAAATGGAGAAATAATTCCTGCTGATGAAGCAAGGATTTCTCCTCTTGACAGAAGTTTCACTTTTGGCGATGGCGTTTATGAGGTTATTCCTTCATATAACCAAGAATTATTCTTGTTTGAAGAACATTTACAAAGATTCAAGATATCCCTAGCTAAAACCTTTATACCTGCTCCATCTGAACTTGATAATCTAGAGGGTATTTTGAAGAACTTACATGTAAAGAATGAATATAATAACCAGTCTTTCTACATACAAATCTCTCGAGGAGTCCAAGAGTCAAGATCACACACGGCAAGTGGAAATATAGTCCCAACTTTATTCATTAATTCGCAAAATTTAGATATTAATCCCTATAGAGGTAATGCCAATAAAGAAGGTTTGAGAGTGCGTTTAGAAGACGATATTAGATGGCAAAGGTGCGATATCAAAACTACCGCCCTCATTGGCAATATATTGTCTATGCATGATCCCTCTTTGGAAACAGTAGATGAAATCCTTTTACATAAAGATGGAATACTAAACGAAGGTTCTAAGTCTAATGTCTTCTTGGTAAAACAAGATAAGGTTTACACCCCATCTTTGAATCAGAATATTCTACCTGGCGTAACGAGAAATTTTATAATCGATCTTCTTAAAAAAAATAATATTGAGGTCTTTGAAGAGGAAATTTCTGTAGATTCAATATATGAATGTGACGAACTTTGGTTGACAAGTTCAACTAAAGAAATTCAACCCGTTGCTTTTATTGATGACTATAAAATTCCTACAAAAAAAACTGATCAATTAATTTGGAATAAAGCTCTGAAGCTTTTCAATCCATATTAA
- a CDS encoding D-alanyl-D-alanine carboxypeptidase, with the protein MKKLKKLPFFIVLLSAISTLSLFSEESFIPKPPSLNASNYILMDSVSGRILAENDSDERIEPASITKIMTGYVAADQIAKGFVSLEDEVFISENCWKKGGSKMFIREGTRVLFSDLIKGMVIQSGNDASCAIAEHVAISEEGFVELMQLYIEEMGMENTQFKNVSGWPDPEHYSSAKDLAILTKNLIEKFPDHYALYKEKYFTFNEIKQRNRNSLLWQDESIDGVKTGHTESAGYCLVSSGVRNDTRLIAVTMKSSSEKSRLTDSRRLLDYGFRYYRTKRILEADLSLVNEQVWGGEADSVNLSSAEELYLTLSPRDFPRVEPQIKLNDYLQAPIQRGQVVGKVDLILDGDSLASVDLIAMKDVPALGFFGRAWSNIKLLTYQFLMEE; encoded by the coding sequence ATGAAAAAATTAAAGAAATTACCTTTTTTTATAGTTTTACTGAGCGCTATCTCAACACTTTCGCTTTTTTCTGAGGAGAGTTTCATTCCAAAGCCCCCCTCCTTAAATGCCTCAAATTATATTTTGATGGATTCAGTATCAGGAAGAATACTTGCTGAAAATGATTCTGATGAAAGGATTGAGCCTGCAAGTATTACCAAAATAATGACGGGTTATGTTGCTGCAGATCAAATAGCTAAAGGATTTGTAAGTTTAGAAGATGAAGTATTTATTAGCGAGAATTGCTGGAAGAAAGGCGGTTCTAAGATGTTTATAAGAGAAGGAACAAGAGTTCTTTTTTCAGATTTAATCAAAGGAATGGTCATACAGTCTGGTAACGACGCTAGTTGTGCTATTGCAGAGCATGTGGCTATATCTGAAGAAGGTTTTGTCGAGCTTATGCAGCTCTATATTGAAGAGATGGGCATGGAGAATACCCAGTTTAAAAATGTTAGTGGTTGGCCAGACCCCGAACATTATTCTTCAGCGAAAGACTTAGCAATTTTAACAAAAAATCTTATAGAGAAATTTCCTGATCACTATGCTCTTTATAAAGAGAAGTACTTTACCTTCAACGAAATCAAACAAAGAAATAGAAATAGCCTTCTATGGCAGGATGAATCTATTGATGGCGTAAAAACAGGTCATACCGAAAGTGCCGGATATTGTTTAGTTTCCTCAGGTGTTAGAAATGACACAAGGTTAATTGCGGTTACGATGAAAAGTTCCTCAGAAAAATCTAGATTAACTGATAGTAGACGTTTGTTAGATTATGGTTTCAGATATTACAGAACAAAACGCATCCTTGAAGCTGATTTATCTCTTGTCAATGAGCAAGTGTGGGGCGGTGAAGCGGATTCGGTAAATTTATCCTCCGCCGAAGAATTGTATCTAACCCTTTCACCCAGGGACTTCCCAAGAGTCGAACCTCAAATTAAGTTAAATGACTATCTTCAGGCACCAATTCAAAGAGGTCAGGTGGTTGGTAAGGTTGATCTAATTCTTGATGGAGACTCTCTCGCATCTGTTGATCTTATAGCTATGAAAGATGTTCCTGCTCTAGGTTTCTTTGGCAGAGCGTGGTCAAATATTAAGTTACTTACATATCAATTTCTTATGGAAGAGTAA
- the mltB gene encoding lytic murein transglycosylase B → MNIKKYYKILIITLFASQSLYSDYSENDETIEFIDYMAQKHGYEKSYLEAIFQRAKYQERVVRIMNRQPEGTMTWERYRGIMVNESRISAGKEFINSHKQDLKRAEKIYGVPAEIIASIIGIETRYGRIKGNIRVIDSLSTLAFDYPRRSKFFKVQLEEFLLLSREENFNLEEIEGSIAGAMGYGQFMPDSYRDYAVDFDNDGVRDILNNPVDAIGSVANFLNKKGKWKPNVPIAMRAKAISEVKEITSSFKPYMTEIELEKFGLEATKIIPSNLKFVPISLNLEDGYEYWLGFDNYQSISRYNRSKLYVMAVFEFSNSLSKFL, encoded by the coding sequence ATGAATATAAAAAAATATTACAAAATCCTAATAATTACCTTATTTGCTTCGCAAAGCTTATATTCCGATTATTCTGAAAACGATGAAACTATTGAATTCATAGACTATATGGCGCAAAAACACGGATATGAAAAATCTTATCTAGAAGCCATTTTTCAACGCGCAAAATATCAAGAAAGGGTTGTTAGGATAATGAATAGACAACCTGAAGGCACTATGACATGGGAAAGGTATAGAGGCATTATGGTAAATGAATCAAGAATTTCCGCTGGTAAAGAATTTATTAATTCGCATAAACAGGATTTAAAAAGAGCTGAAAAAATATATGGTGTTCCAGCTGAAATTATTGCATCTATTATTGGAATCGAAACTAGATATGGGAGAATTAAAGGAAATATAAGAGTTATAGATTCGCTATCCACCTTAGCTTTTGATTATCCTCGAAGATCTAAATTCTTTAAAGTCCAGCTAGAAGAATTCCTTTTATTAAGCAGAGAAGAGAACTTTAATCTAGAAGAAATAGAAGGTTCAATAGCTGGTGCTATGGGATATGGTCAATTTATGCCTGATAGCTATAGGGACTACGCAGTAGATTTCGATAATGATGGAGTGAGAGATATTTTAAATAATCCTGTAGATGCTATAGGCAGTGTCGCTAATTTCCTTAACAAGAAAGGTAAATGGAAACCAAATGTGCCTATAGCCATGAGAGCTAAAGCCATAAGCGAAGTAAAAGAAATTACATCCTCATTCAAACCCTATATGACAGAAATTGAGCTAGAAAAATTTGGGCTAGAAGCTACCAAAATTATTCCTAGCAATCTCAAATTTGTGCCTATCTCACTTAATCTTGAAGATGGTTACGAATACTGGCTTGGCTTTGATAACTATCAATCTATTTCCAGATACAATAGAAGTAAATTATATGTGATGGCGGTCTTTGAATTTAGCAACTCACTATCCAAGTTTTTATAA
- the rodA gene encoding rod shape-determining protein RodA — translation MSNRNPLDYSLNKPLVTSFNPFRYVFKDITLVLALIAVLIFGLAMLYSSSGQSFSMIMRQSIYVFAGLIMMIFISHLKPDSYKNILMHSYWIGLLLLIYVLFNPAEGYTTSRWIDMGFFQFQPSEIIRLILPLSIVAYLHRKESKIRLEDWLYTTLAALMCSYLVFEQPDLGTSIIVFTSGIIPIYLAGLPYRVIAAYLGMLAIVSPFIWSSLLDYQKQRVLTYFDSNVDPLGDGWNIAQSQTAIGSGGFFGKGYLEGTQSQLNFIPESHSDFIFSVIGEEFGLLGITCLFIVYGIIIWRIFKIGLSAQSPFERLACCSLGFIFLLFILINVSMVIGIIPVVGVPLPLISQGGTSIVVHLLAFGVILSAKRPQL, via the coding sequence ATGAGCAACAGAAATCCTCTTGATTATTCCCTAAATAAACCATTGGTTACAAGTTTTAACCCTTTTAGATATGTGTTTAAGGACATAACATTGGTGCTAGCCCTTATCGCCGTCCTTATCTTTGGCTTGGCAATGTTGTACAGCTCAAGTGGTCAATCCTTTTCGATGATCATGCGTCAGTCGATTTATGTTTTTGCAGGTTTAATAATGATGATTTTCATTTCTCATTTAAAACCTGACTCCTATAAAAATATTTTGATGCATTCTTACTGGATTGGTCTTTTACTTCTTATTTATGTTCTATTTAATCCAGCTGAAGGCTATACAACTAGTAGGTGGATAGATATGGGGTTTTTTCAGTTTCAACCGTCTGAAATCATAAGATTGATCTTGCCGCTATCAATTGTTGCTTATTTACATAGGAAGGAATCAAAAATAAGATTAGAAGATTGGCTTTATACAACTTTAGCTGCCCTTATGTGTTCATACTTGGTTTTTGAACAGCCTGATTTAGGAACCTCTATAATAGTTTTTACGTCTGGAATTATTCCAATATATTTAGCTGGTTTGCCTTACAGGGTTATAGCTGCTTATTTAGGTATGTTGGCAATTGTTTCTCCTTTTATTTGGTCTAGCTTATTAGATTACCAAAAACAAAGGGTCCTCACTTACTTTGATAGTAATGTTGATCCTCTCGGAGATGGTTGGAATATCGCTCAGTCACAAACTGCCATAGGTTCTGGAGGTTTTTTTGGTAAGGGCTACTTAGAGGGCACCCAAAGCCAGCTTAATTTTATTCCCGAAAGTCATTCTGATTTTATTTTTTCTGTTATCGGAGAGGAGTTTGGCCTATTGGGAATAACTTGCCTATTTATTGTCTATGGAATAATCATATGGCGAATTTTTAAGATTGGTTTATCAGCACAATCTCCTTTCGAAAGACTTGCCTGCTGTTCTTTGGGATTCATCTTCCTTTTATTTATTCTAATTAATGTATCAATGGTTATCGGTATAATTCCTGTTGTTGGAGTGCCTTTACCCTTGATTAGCCAAGGGGGAACTTCAATAGTTGTGCATTTATTGGCTTTTGGGGTTATTCTTTCTGCTAAGAGACCTCAGTTATGA
- the mrdA gene encoding penicillin-binding protein 2, translated as MRTIQDLRRDEKDTQSLRSRSGVIFFFLLILIISGVFKILQLTVLDRVNYEAESDKNRIINIPIYPARGLIKLEDGTLIAENIVTKDLYIKTKLYKSSMDQVEQLRNKVLDENRKIDQLEVSNQDEEKIWLARNLSEQELAKYEVQKNSIPNIQLEAKLRRYLPHKNLFSHAIGHLGLINTNERLSLSRAEYPDDSFIGKVGLEKSYEKTLRGKAGISLMEVDVYGNKIREINRVFPDKPFNLTLTLDLRLQKIAQEELANRRGAVVALDPTTGFIKALVSSPDYNPNILNGSESGSPVSQSSLEDSPFFNRAISGLYPPASTIKPFIGLLGLEEELITESTIIEDKGFFQLKEEGRKYRGWKEDGHGKVDLKKAIVESSDVYFYELASKLTIDRISAFLLRFGFGQISGIDLINESKSILPTRNWKLGNIGEAWFVGDTINIGIGQGYISSTPLQLAVSLSAIANKGKIFQPKLIRNNQLNDYEPDLLMEVQIENPKHWNIIEKSMISVINSWNGTAHNLYEEGGITIAGKTGTAQIKSLTDQDLTVREEYEGIRKDIKNRDHALFASYGPIPDPNLVVVVIVENGESGSAVAAPIAKRLIEQYQININES; from the coding sequence ATGAGAACCATCCAGGATTTAAGAAGAGATGAAAAAGATACTCAATCATTGAGAAGCAGATCGGGTGTAATATTTTTTTTTCTACTGATCCTGATTATCTCAGGAGTATTTAAAATACTTCAATTAACTGTATTAGATAGAGTTAATTACGAGGCCGAGTCAGATAAAAATAGAATAATCAACATACCTATATATCCAGCTAGGGGTCTTATAAAGTTGGAAGATGGAACTCTTATTGCTGAAAATATAGTTACAAAAGATCTCTATATCAAAACTAAGTTATATAAGTCTTCAATGGACCAAGTTGAACAATTACGTAACAAAGTTTTGGATGAAAATAGAAAAATTGATCAGTTAGAGGTTTCAAATCAAGATGAAGAAAAAATTTGGCTTGCACGAAATCTAAGTGAACAGGAATTAGCTAAGTATGAAGTGCAAAAAAATTCAATACCTAATATTCAACTTGAAGCCAAATTAAGAAGATATCTTCCTCATAAAAATCTCTTTTCTCACGCTATCGGTCATTTAGGTCTCATAAATACGAATGAAAGACTTTCTCTATCAAGAGCAGAATATCCTGATGATTCTTTCATTGGGAAGGTTGGACTAGAGAAGTCGTATGAAAAAACTCTAAGAGGCAAGGCTGGAATTAGCCTGATGGAGGTGGATGTATACGGAAATAAGATTAGAGAAATTAATAGAGTTTTCCCCGACAAGCCTTTCAACCTAACACTCACTCTTGACCTAAGGTTACAGAAAATTGCTCAGGAAGAACTTGCCAATAGAAGAGGAGCTGTAGTGGCTTTGGACCCAACGACTGGATTTATTAAAGCTCTAGTAAGTTCACCAGACTATAACCCCAATATTTTAAACGGTTCAGAAAGTGGTTCGCCTGTCTCTCAATCTTCCTTGGAAGATTCACCTTTCTTTAATCGTGCAATATCTGGTTTGTACCCGCCGGCCTCAACCATAAAACCTTTTATTGGTTTGCTTGGTCTTGAAGAAGAGCTAATTACTGAGTCAACTATTATAGAAGATAAAGGCTTTTTTCAGCTAAAAGAAGAAGGAAGAAAGTATCGTGGATGGAAAGAGGATGGGCACGGAAAAGTAGATCTTAAGAAGGCAATCGTCGAGTCTTCAGATGTTTATTTTTATGAACTTGCTTCAAAGCTTACCATTGATAGGATTTCAGCATTTTTGTTGAGATTTGGTTTTGGACAAATCAGCGGTATAGATTTGATTAATGAATCTAAAAGTATTCTACCAACTAGAAATTGGAAGTTAGGTAATATTGGTGAAGCTTGGTTCGTAGGAGATACGATAAATATTGGAATAGGGCAGGGATACATAAGCTCTACCCCACTCCAATTAGCAGTTTCACTGTCTGCAATAGCAAATAAAGGAAAGATTTTTCAGCCTAAACTCATAAGAAATAATCAGCTTAATGACTATGAGCCTGACCTTTTGATGGAAGTACAAATTGAAAACCCAAAACATTGGAATATTATTGAAAAATCAATGATCTCTGTAATTAATTCTTGGAATGGCACAGCTCATAATTTATATGAAGAAGGAGGAATAACTATAGCTGGTAAAACTGGAACCGCTCAAATTAAAAGCCTTACTGATCAAGATCTTACCGTAAGAGAAGAATATGAGGGAATAAGAAAAGATATAAAAAACAGAGATCATGCTCTTTTTGCAAGTTATGGCCCTATTCCTGATCCTAATTTAGTTGTAGTTGTTATAGTAGAAAATGGTGAATCTGGAAGTGCCGTAGCTGCACCCATTGCTAAGCGTCTTATTGAACAATATCAAATAAACATCAATGAATCATGA
- the rlmH gene encoding 23S rRNA (pseudouridine(1915)-N(3))-methyltransferase RlmH, translated as MKIRLISIESSRPDWAKKAFSTYESKFNKSINIDWLGLKPVNRIGNYNVLDVVEKESNLLQSKVKKNEFVIALDKEGLNMSTEKLRFQFDNWISSSKDLSIIIGGPDGLSQNLIKQCDFCWSLSQLTFPHSIVPVLVLEQIYRVWSMTQNHPYHK; from the coding sequence ATGAAAATTAGGTTAATTTCAATAGAATCGAGCCGCCCTGACTGGGCTAAAAAAGCTTTTAGCACTTATGAATCCAAATTTAATAAATCAATAAACATTGATTGGCTGGGATTAAAACCAGTCAACCGTATTGGGAACTATAATGTTCTAGACGTTGTCGAAAAAGAGAGCAATTTATTACAATCAAAAGTTAAGAAGAATGAATTTGTGATTGCCCTAGACAAAGAAGGACTGAATATGAGTACTGAGAAATTAAGGTTTCAGTTTGATAATTGGATCTCCAGTTCAAAAGATTTATCTATTATTATCGGTGGTCCTGACGGTTTAAGTCAAAATCTTATAAAGCAATGCGACTTTTGCTGGTCCTTATCTCAATTAACTTTTCCCCATTCTATTGTTCCGGTTTTAGTCTTGGAACAAATTTATAGAGTTTGGTCTATGACACAAAATCATCCTTATCATAAGTAA
- the rsfS gene encoding ribosome silencing factor: protein MTQKLKNKIINSLEDIKAVNPIAIDVTKISSLTDFMVIASGTSNRHIAAISEHILESLKETNISGIKIEGQDGDDWVLVDAGDVVIHLMSADAREFYDLESLWDPEL from the coding sequence ATGACTCAAAAACTAAAAAATAAAATTATCAATTCTTTAGAAGATATCAAAGCAGTAAATCCTATAGCAATAGATGTAACAAAGATTAGTTCTTTAACAGATTTTATGGTCATTGCGTCAGGGACATCAAATAGACATATAGCGGCGATAAGTGAGCATATCTTGGAGAGCTTAAAAGAAACAAATATTTCTGGAATCAAGATTGAAGGACAGGATGGAGATGATTGGGTCCTAGTTGACGCAGGAGATGTAGTCATTCACCTTATGTCAGCAGATGCCAGAGAGTTTTATGATTTAGAGAGTTTATGGGATCCTGAACTTTAA
- the nadD gene encoding nicotinate (nicotinamide) nucleotide adenylyltransferase, which produces MENFLNLIDLDELIILPNGTPPHKEKRINELNKIKLVNLALSHINNLIIDERETLKKSPSYAYLTFKEIQKENPNDTLVWIMGMDSFLKIETWYEYENFLEEVNLLILERPGYEVDETSYVQNLLESKRILNFQEFKDSKGKIFILPIDPIKVTSTKIRELISNNEDVSALLDSDVYQFIKDQNLYQEQ; this is translated from the coding sequence ATAGAGAATTTTCTTAATTTAATCGATTTAGATGAACTCATTATTTTGCCAAATGGTACTCCTCCTCATAAAGAGAAAAGAATTAATGAACTCAATAAAATTAAGCTAGTTAATCTTGCGCTAAGCCACATTAATAATCTGATAATTGATGAAAGAGAGACTTTAAAAAAAAGTCCCTCATATGCTTATTTAACTTTTAAAGAGATTCAGAAAGAGAATCCAAATGACACTTTAGTATGGATAATGGGGATGGACTCTTTTTTGAAGATAGAAACTTGGTATGAGTACGAGAATTTCTTAGAAGAAGTTAATTTACTAATATTGGAAAGACCGGGATATGAAGTTGATGAAACTTCATACGTACAAAATCTCTTAGAATCTAAAAGAATTTTAAATTTTCAGGAGTTTAAAGATTCAAAAGGCAAAATTTTCATTTTGCCAATAGATCCCATTAAAGTTACTTCTACTAAGATTCGAGAGTTGATATCAAATAATGAAGACGTATCTGCGTTACTAGATAGCGATGTTTATCAATTCATTAAAGATCAAAATTTATATCAAGAGCAATGA
- a CDS encoding glutamate-5-semialdehyde dehydrogenase, giving the protein MTQSKEINTYMNRLGSEAKEASLILSQASLEQKNEALSCISEQIESDRDEILSTNKKDLDLAKQKSIGSALIDRLELNDSRINSMISGLQVVSELPDPVGEITDLDPTPSGIEVSKMRVPLGVVGIIYESRPNVTADAAALCLKSGNACLLRGGSEAILSNKIIWNCLQEGLKKASLPKECIQLVETTDREAVKTLLHLDDYLDVVIPRGGKGLVQLISDESKVPVIKHLDGICHVYIDEAADIKKAENIAFNAKTYRYGICGAMETLLVHSSVASLLLPSLEDRFSSEGVEVRGCQKTLQFIDANEAKEDDWLTEYLAPILSIKVVEDMSEAIDHIQKYGSQHTDSIVTEDKNKAEYFFKNVDSSSVMHNLPTCWADGFEYGLGAEVGISTDKIHARGPVGLEGLTSQKFIVKGNSNLRGV; this is encoded by the coding sequence ATGACTCAGAGTAAAGAAATAAATACTTATATGAATCGGTTAGGATCTGAAGCAAAAGAAGCTTCTTTAATCTTATCCCAAGCTTCCTTAGAGCAAAAAAATGAGGCACTGAGCTGCATTTCGGAACAAATAGAATCTGATAGGGATGAAATATTAAGTACAAATAAAAAAGACTTAGATTTAGCTAAACAAAAATCTATAGGATCAGCTCTCATAGATAGATTAGAACTAAATGACAGCAGAATTAATTCTATGATTTCTGGATTGCAGGTTGTTTCTGAGTTACCTGATCCTGTAGGAGAAATTACTGATTTAGATCCTACGCCTTCTGGGATTGAAGTTAGTAAAATGAGAGTTCCCTTGGGAGTTGTTGGAATAATATACGAATCAAGACCAAATGTTACTGCAGATGCTGCAGCACTCTGCCTTAAATCTGGAAATGCCTGCCTGTTAAGAGGAGGATCAGAAGCCATTCTTTCTAATAAGATCATCTGGAACTGTTTACAAGAAGGTCTTAAAAAAGCCAGTTTACCCAAGGAATGTATTCAGCTCGTAGAGACCACTGATAGAGAAGCTGTAAAAACTTTACTGCATCTAGATGATTATTTGGACGTAGTCATTCCCAGAGGAGGTAAAGGTTTGGTGCAGCTTATTTCTGATGAATCAAAGGTGCCTGTAATAAAACACTTAGATGGAATTTGTCATGTATACATAGACGAGGCAGCAGATATAAAAAAAGCTGAAAATATTGCTTTTAATGCGAAGACCTACAGATATGGAATATGCGGTGCCATGGAAACGCTTTTAGTTCATTCTTCAGTAGCATCTTTACTTCTGCCTAGCTTAGAAGATAGATTTTCTTCGGAAGGAGTGGAAGTTAGAGGTTGTCAAAAAACACTTCAATTTATAGATGCAAATGAAGCTAAAGAAGATGACTGGTTAACTGAATATCTTGCTCCCATTCTCTCCATAAAAGTTGTTGAAGATATGAGCGAAGCCATAGATCATATTCAAAAGTACGGATCACAACATACAGATTCAATAGTCACTGAAGACAAAAATAAAGCTGAATACTTTTTTAAAAACGTGGACTCAAGTTCTGTTATGCATAACTTGCCCACATGCTGGGCTGATGGGTTTGAGTATGGACTAGGAGCTGAAGTTGGAATTTCTACTGATAAGATTCATGCAAGGGGTCCCGTGGGCTTAGAGGGACTAACGTCACAAAAGTTTATTGTGAAAGGTAATTCAAACTTAAGAGGAGTTTAA
- a CDS encoding DedA family protein: MFEFNEIIIWLENNPQWIGLGIIGASFIESFALIGIIIPGVVLLALISGLASSSISIYEVVLLAYVSSFLSDIASFFLGYSFRNSLRKIWPFTKYPHFLQNGQAFFKRYGMVGLFVGKFIGPVRPLLPITAGSLNMNIKKFFLVEILSCFLWALVYTVPGYYAAQALISENINLVDSLLILIGVVVLFMLIRYFSKKYT, encoded by the coding sequence ATGTTCGAATTTAATGAAATAATAATTTGGCTTGAGAATAATCCTCAATGGATTGGCCTAGGAATTATAGGAGCTTCATTTATAGAATCCTTTGCTTTAATAGGAATAATTATTCCTGGTGTTGTTTTACTTGCTTTGATATCAGGATTAGCTTCTTCTTCTATAAGTATTTATGAAGTAGTTTTATTGGCATACGTATCTAGCTTTCTTTCAGATATTGCCAGTTTCTTCTTGGGCTATAGCTTTAGAAATTCACTTAGAAAAATCTGGCCGTTTACAAAATATCCTCATTTTCTTCAAAATGGACAGGCATTCTTTAAAAGGTATGGGATGGTTGGTCTTTTTGTAGGTAAGTTTATAGGTCCAGTTAGGCCCCTACTTCCTATAACAGCAGGATCATTAAACATGAATATAAAGAAATTCTTCTTAGTTGAGATTCTTTCTTGTTTTTTATGGGCATTAGTTTACACCGTACCTGGTTACTATGCTGCGCAAGCCCTGATCTCAGAAAATATCAACCTAGTTGATTCCCTTTTGATTTTGATTGGAGTTGTTGTTTTATTTATGTTAATAAGATACTTTAGTAAAAAATATACATAA